One Acanthochromis polyacanthus isolate Apoly-LR-REF ecotype Palm Island chromosome 6, KAUST_Apoly_ChrSc, whole genome shotgun sequence DNA segment encodes these proteins:
- the peds1 gene encoding transmembrane protein 189 has product MASMVNENGCGVETQSPEPQGPGRGAARWGSQHAGARELANLYSPGKRCQEWISVILCFSLMAFNFMHLLANFHLGHLWSILLGIAAGILTADFASGLVHWGADTWGSVDLPIFGKAFIRPFREHHIDPTAITRHDFIETNGDNCMLTIIPLANMAFNFVTLSPAEIYHIYPWYCYLFALAIFVTLTNQIHKWSHTYFGLPRWVVFLQDCHIIMPRKHHRIHHVSPHETYFCITTGWLNYPLEKLGFWRNLEDLIQGVTGEKPRADDLKWAKKVK; this is encoded by the exons ATGGCGAGTATGGTTAACGAGAACGGGTGTGGAGTAGAAACACAAAGCCCAGAGCCGCAGGGACCAGGCCGGGGTGCGGCCAGATGGGGTTCACAACACGCCGGTGCCCGAGAACTGGCCAATTTGTACTCGCCAG GCAAAAGATGTCAAGAATGGATAAGTGTCatcctctgcttctctctcaTGGCCTTCAATTTCATGCACCTCCTCGCCAATTTCCATCTGGGACATTTGTGGAGCATTCTGCTGGGCATCG cgGCAGGTATACTCACAGCAGACTTTGCGTCAGGACTTGTTCACTGGGGGGCTGACACGTGGGGATCAGTGGATCTACCCATTTTCGGAAAG GCCTTTATACGTCCGTTCAGAGAGCACCACATCGACCCCACAGCCATCACCCGTCACGACTTCATCGAAACCAACGGTGACAACTGCATGCTGACCATCATCCCTCTAGCAAACATGGCCTTCAACTTTGTCACCCTCTCGCCAG CGGAGATTTACCATATCTACCCCTGGTACTGCTACTTGTTTGCACTGGCCATCTTTGTGACCCTCACCAACCAGATTCACAAGTGGTCGCACACGTACTTTGGCCTGCCTCGTTGGGTCGTGTTCCTGCAGGACTGCCACATCATAATGCCCCGCAAGCACCACCGCATCCATCACGTCTCGCCTCATGAGACGTACTTCTGCATCACTACAG GTTGGCTGAACTACCCTCTGGAGAAACTGGGTTTTTGGAGGAACCTGGAGGACCTAATCCAGGGTGTGACGGGAGAGAAGCCCAGAGCGGACGACCTGAAATGGGCTAAAAAAGTCAAGTAA
- the cebpb gene encoding CCAAT/enhancer-binding protein beta, giving the protein MEVAGFYDEGSFAIHNRDSIISPIGGGSYWRLGDSMTELGIEERERAIDFSVYLDSALHCPQLAAQTQQQGDVYSDFLPENKIKRVAALHNYKNYSLLNELETSQCDSLRDPREPYALGYTELQETRVDSVLSPELGSRYRAAAAAAERDDSQEDAKMENGSSGFDMRSYLHYQSTSGSLGNISTASSTCSSPPGTPAPSGKGRSPSHGGKMSSGKSKKRLDKDSEEYRLRRERNNLAVRKSRDKAKMRNLETQHKVLELAAENDRLQKRVEQLSRELATLRNLLSATGQC; this is encoded by the coding sequence ATGGAAGTGGCCGGTTTCTACGACGAGGGCAGCTTTGCTATCCACAACAGAGACAGCATTATCAGTCCCATCGGCGGTGGCTCATACTGGAGGCTCGGAGACTCGATGACGGAGCTGGGCATTGAGGAGCGGGAGAGAGCGATAGACTTCAGCGTTTACCTGGATTCAGCTTTGCACTGTCCGCAACTGGCGGCGCAGACGCAGCAGCAGGGGGACGTTTACTCAGATTTCCTGCCGGAGAACAAGATCAAGAGAGTTGCAGCTCTACACAACTACAAGAACTACTCGCTGCTGAACGAGCTGGAGACGAGTCAGTGTGACAGCCTGAGGGACCCCAGGGAGCCCTACGCGCTGGGTTACACCGAGCTGCAGGAGACCCGAGTGGATAGTGTGCTCAGCCCTGAACTCGGGAGCCGCTACAGagccgccgccgctgctgccgAGAGAGACGACAGTCAGGAAGACGCAAAGATGGAGAACGGGTCGTCTGGCTTTGACATGAGGTCCTACCTCCACTACCAGTCCACCAGCGGCAGTCTGGGAAACATCTCCACCGCGTCCTCGACCTGCTCCAGCCCGCCCGGCACACCTGCCCCGTCAGGTAAAGGCAGGTCACCGTCGCACGGCGGCAAAATGTCCAGCGGGAAGTCAAAGAAACGCCTGGACAAGGACAGTGAAGAATACAGGCTGAGGCGGGAGAGGAACAACCTCGCCGTGAGGAAGAGCAGGGACAAAGCCAAGATGCGCAACTTGGAGACTCAACATAAAGTGCTGGAACTGGCTGCGGAGAACGATCGTTTACAAAAGCGCGTTGAGCAGCTGTCCAGAGAGCTGGCCACCCTGCGCAACCTGCTCTCCGCCACCGGACAGTGTTAG